A window of the Gossypium hirsutum isolate 1008001.06 chromosome A05, Gossypium_hirsutum_v2.1, whole genome shotgun sequence genome harbors these coding sequences:
- the LOC107957641 gene encoding uncharacterized protein: MDLWAVHLKNANPGNPPASASLLLKRNSIPERPNSCKVSNFGVLSIGVSRTCLPSSSIRSFTVTSMAKNNNHDNSSSPSSGNGDQSIPDRDSSRRNNSSDSNKSNGDASQKFLDVNTNWREFRAMLYNNYQVEKTDSVAQGGTPHVSKPLGPKWAHPLSVPETGCVLLATEKLDGVRTFERTVVLLLRSGTRHPQEGPFGVVINRPLHKKIKHMKPNNNELATTFADCSLHFGGPLEASMFLLKVGKKSKIGGFEEVIPGLCFGARNSLDEAAELVKRGTLKSEDFKFFVGYAGWQLDQLREEIESDYWHVAACSPNLIFGDSSDSWSESLWKEILQEMGGHYSELSRKPKQDI; encoded by the exons atggatCTGTGGGCTGTCCACTTGAAGAACGCAAACCCTGGGAATCCTCCTGCTTCTGCTTCTTTGTTGTTGAAGAGGAATTCGATTCCTGAAAGACCCAATTCTTGTAAGGTTTCCAACTTCGGAGTTCTTTCGATCGGGGTTTCAAGAACATGCCTCCCTTCATCTTCCATTCGTTCTTTCACCGTTACGTCTATGGCTAAGAACAATAATCACGATAATTCATCATCCCCTTCTTCTG GAAATGGTGATCAATCTATTCCTGACCGGGACAGTTCAAGAAGAAATAATTCTTCAGACAGCAATAAATCTAATGGCGATGCTTCTCAGAAGTTCCTTGATGTAAACACAAACTGGAGAGAGTTCAGAGCAATGCTATATAACAACTACCAG GTGGAAAAGACAGATTCCGTTGCTCAAGGTGGGACACCTCATGTGTCAAAACCTCTTGGCCCGAAATGGGCTCACCCACTTTCAGTGCCGGAGACTGGCTGTGTTCTTCTTGCCACTGAGAAGCTTGATGGAGTTCGCACCTTTGAACGCACGGTGGTTCTCCTTCTCAGATCTGGAACCAGACATCCACAAGAAGGGCCATTTGGGGTTGTTATCAACCGCCCACTTCACAAGAAGATCAAACACATGAAACCCAATAATAATGAATTAGCCACTACTTTTGCTGACTGTTCCCTGCACTTTGGGGGGCCTCTTGAAGCGAGTATGTTTCTTTTAAAAGTGGGAAAAAAGTCGAAGATTGGTGGGTTCGAAGAGGTGATTCCTGGCCTCTGTTTCGGTGCTCGAAATAGTTTGGACGAAGCTGCAGAGCTGGTGAAGAGAGGAACACTCAAGTCAGAGGATTTCAAGTTCTTCGTGGGGTATGCAGGATGGCAGCTGGATCAGTTGAGAGAGGAAATCGAATCAGATTATTGGCATGTGGCTGCATGTAGCCCGAATCTGATATTCGGAGATTCATCTGACAGTTGGTCAGAAAGCTTGTGGAAGGAGATTTTGCAGGAAATGGGTGGTCACTACTCAGAATTAAGCAGGAAGCCTAAGCAAGATATATAG
- the LOC107957640 gene encoding probable serine/threonine-protein kinase At1g54610, protein MVRSGVLSFIQTYSRQSCSKTRDCFGVIMGCICSKGAKDESINDNEKEKDVNNSSKKESVQLVAPTPTKKEDLLGARGGNDGSIRRPSKVRLSVDIANSPARADAELVAAGWPSWLASVAGEAVRGWVPRRIESFEKLEKIGQGTYSSVYRARDLETGKIVAMKKVRFVNVEPESVRFMAREIIILRKLDHPNVMKLECIVTSRMSCSLYLVFEYMDHDLAGLAGNPGIKFKEQQIKCYMQQLFLGLEHCHSRGVLHRDIKGSNLLIDNNGVLKIADFGLATVFKADQKQPLTSRVVTLWYRAPELLLGATQYGVAIDLWSAGCILAELFVGKPIMPGRTEVEQMHKIFKLCGSPSEEYWQKTKLPHATSFKPQQPYKRLIADTFRNLPQSALSLIDKLLAIEPEVRRSATSALRSEFFTTEPFPCTPSELPKYPPSKEQDAKQRNEEARRKRAEAMKGRGAESVSRGSRDLKEARSPEFIAKGQSKPGATHKYDHPSASVLDPCKVNLQNGISSSSSMIHPSAVDSWNKTGGTRNISELRKQNTMKPQVANTCYTKYDRASNKDQALVYTAKKNRIHCSGPLMPPGGNIDDILKEHERQIQQAVRKARIEK, encoded by the exons ATGGTAAGAAGCGGGGTTTTATCGTTTATACAAACATATTCGAGGCAGAGCTGTTCAAAAACAAGGGATTGTTTTGGAGTGATTATGGGCTGCATTTGCTCCAAAGGTGCCAAAGATGAGAGTATAAACGATAATGAGAAAGAGAAAGATGTGAACAACAGCAGCAAGAAGGAATCAGTGCAATTGGTCGCTCCTACACCAACAAAGAAAGAGGACCTTTTAGGTGCTCGAGGTGGCAATGATGGCTCCATTCGTCGACCATCCAAAGTTCGTCTTTCAGTGGATATAGCTAACTCTCCTGCTCGGGCTGACGCCGAACTTGTTGCTGCTGGTTGGCCTTCCTGGTTAGCTTCAGTTGCCGGTGAAGCTGTTAGGGGATGGGTGCCTCGACGGATCGAATCTTTTGAGAAGTTAGAGAAA ATTGGACAAGGAACTTATAGCAGCGTATATAGGGCTCGTGACCTTGAAACGGGCAAAATAGTTGCTATGAAGAAAGTTCGGTTTGTTAATGTGGAACCCGAGAGTGTCCGTTTCATGGCTAGGGAAATCATCATTCTGCGGAAGCTCGACCATCCAAATGTTATGAAGCTCGAGTGTATAGTCACTTCAAGGATGTCGTGCAGCTTGTATCTCGTTTTCGAGTACATGGACCATGACCTTGCAGGGCTTGCAGGAAATCCCGGCATCAAGTTCAAGGAACAACAG ATAAAATGTTACATGCAACAGCTGTTTCTTGGCCTTGAACACTGCCATAGCCGTGGTGTTCTGCACCGAGACATCAAGGGCTCGAATCTTTTGATTGACAACAATGGAGTTCTTAAAATTGCAGATTTTGGTTTGGCTACAGTTTTTAAAGCTGACCAAAAGCAGCCACTAACAAGCCGTGTCGTAACTCTTTGGTACAGGGCACCCGAGCTTTTGCTTGGGGCCACTCAATACGGAGTTGCTATTGATTTGTGGAGTGCGGGTTGCATCCTTGCTGAATTATTTGTCGGGAAGCCTATTATGCCCGGAAGAACAGAG GTGGAGCAAATGCATAAGATCTTTAAACTCTGTGGTTCACCCTCCGAGGAGTATTGGCAGAAAACAAAACTTCCACATGCAACTAGTTTCAAACCTCAACAACCTTACAAACGATTGATTGCTGACACTTTCAGAAATCTGCCTCAGTCTGCCTTGTCTCTTATTGATAAACTCCTTGCGATCGAACCAGAAGTTCGACGATCTGCTACTTCAGCACTTAGAAGTGAG TTCTTCACAACCGAGCCCTTCCCTTGCACACCATCAGAGTTGCCGAAGTATCCTCCAAGCAAGGAACAAGATGCCAAACAACGTAATGAGGAAGCAAGAAG GAAAAGAGCAGAGGCTATGAAGGGTCGAGGAGCTGAATCGGTTAGTAGAGGTTCACGAGATCTTAAGGAAGCACGTTCACCGGAATTCATTGCTAAGGGACAATCAAAACCAGGCGCCACTCATAAATATGATCATCCTAGTGCCTCGGTCCTTGATCCTTGCAAGGTCAACTTACAAAATGGTATATCTAGTTCCTCTTCAATGATCCATCCTAGTGCAGTAGATTCATGGAACAAGACAGGTGGTACGAGAAACATCAGCGAGTTAAGAAAACAGAATACAATGAAGCCTCAGGTAGCTAACACTTGCTATACGAAATATGATAGAGCATCAAACAAAGATCAAGCCTTG GTTTATACAGCAAAGAAAAACAGGATCCACTGCTCAGGACCACTGATGCCTCCTGGGGGAAACATTGACGATATACTTAAAGAGCACGAGAGACAAATCCAGCAGGCTGTACGAAAAGCACGTATCGAGAAGTGA
- the LOC107961242 gene encoding ethylene-responsive transcription factor ERF020, with protein sequence MSADGSSADQRKYKGVRRRRWGKWVSEIRVPGTEGRLWLGSYSTPEAAAVAHDIAFYCLRRPSSLTALNFPSMLPPHVNSNMSPKSVQKAASDAGMAVDAQMIMVDSPMNDEIKANTNDGSSCGGGSWERSEGRETETLGISIEDYL encoded by the coding sequence ATGAGTGCCGACGGCAGCAGCGCAGATCAAAGGAAATACAAGGGAGTGCGTCGCCGGAGGTGGGGGAAATGGGTGTCGGAAATCAGAGTTCCAGGCACCGAAGGACGTCTTTGGTTAGGCTCGTATTCAACCCCGGAAGCCGCCGCCGTCGCCCATGACATTGCTTTCTATTGTCTACGCCGCCCATCTTCCTTGACGGCTCTCAACTTCCCTTCCATGTTACCTCCACATGTTAACTCAAACATGTCGCCCAAGTCCGTACAGAAAGCGGCGTCGGATGCTGGCATGGCAGTGGACGCGCAGATGATTATGGTGGACAGCCCCATGAACGATGAAATCAAGGCAAATACAAACGATGGCAGTAGTTGTGGTGGTGGCTCCTGGGAAAGAAGCGAAGGAAGAGAAACGGAGACTTTGGGCATATCCATTGAAGATTATCTTTAG
- the LOC107957639 gene encoding uncharacterized protein, with amino-acid sequence MATAFHHHYNFTPTPILRRRRSPPSPSPITLHLNAPLSTTFNFPTKQCSSSSSSRITCKATEMSSVSEESAASGGGAGDNWVPVVPLAALPKGERRVIIQDGETILLLWYKDEVFAIENRSPAEGAYTEGLLNAKLTQDGCIVCPTTDSTFDLRTGVIKEWYPKNPVLRALTPALRALYVYPVKTDGENIYISMQGGVKSDAAAEIVFSGKAQPGITASDVNVDEVRMVIDEDSEGFGFTGKNELINGKAAIIGFLLLLDFELLTGKGLLKGTGFLDFIYAASNAFN; translated from the exons ATGGCCACCGCTTTCCACCACCACTACAATTTCACGCCCACTCCCATCCTCCGCCGTCGCCGGTCTCCCCCGTCGCCATCCCCCATTACCCTCCACCTCAACGCCCCTCTTTCTACTACCTTCAACTTCCCCACTAAACaatgcagcagcagcagcagcagtagGATCACTTGCAAAGCGACGGAAATGTCTTCTGTGAGCGAAGAATCAGCGGCGTCGGGCGGCGGCGCTGGTGATAATTGGGTGCCGGTGGTGCCGCTTGCGGCGCTTCCGAAAGGAGAACGGCGTGTGATCATACAAGACGGGGAGACCATACTGTTGCTTTGGTATAAGGATGAGGTTTTCGCAATCGAGAATCGTTCGCCCGCTGAAGGCGCTTACACCGAGGGCTTGCTCAACGCCAAGCTTACCcag GATGGTTGTATAGTTTGTCCAACAACTGATAGCACGTTTGATCTTCGGACTGGAGTCATCAAGGAATGGTATCCAAAAAACCCAGTGTTGCGAGCCCTTACACCTGCTTTGAGGGCACTATATGTTTACCCTGTTAAAACAGATGGCGAAAATATTTATATCAGCATGCAAGGTGGTGTAAAATCCGATGCAGCTGCGGAGATTGTCTTTAGTGGAAAAGCTCAACCGGGGATAACCGCTAGTGATGTCAATGTGGACGAG GTGAGAATGGTAATCGATGAGGACTCGGAGGGGTTTGGTTTCACAGGAAAGAATGAACTTATAAATGGGAAGGCAGCTATCATCGGTTTCCTGCTGTTGCTGGATTTTGAGCTTTTGACAGGTAAAGGTCTTTTAAAGGGAACAGGCTTCTTGGACTTCATATATGCTGCTTCCAACGCCTTCAATTAG